A window of the Loxodonta africana isolate mLoxAfr1 chromosome 3, mLoxAfr1.hap2, whole genome shotgun sequence genome harbors these coding sequences:
- the FASLG gene encoding tumor necrosis factor ligand superfamily member 6 — protein sequence MWQPLNYPYPQIYWVDSSSSSPLAPPGSALPCPSSVPGRPGQMRPPPPPPPPLPPRPPLPPFPPSLLKKRRNPNTGLYLLVMFFMVLVALVGLGLGLFQLFHLQKELAELRESTRLSPVASSLEKQIGQPSLPSEKREVKKVAHLTGNPNSRSIPLEWEDTYGIALVSGVKYKKGGLVINDTGLYFVYSKVYFRGHSCNNQPLNHKVYMRNSKYPQDLVLMEERMMNYCTTGQMWARSSYLGAVFNLTIADNLYVNVSELSLVNFEESKTFFGLYKL from the exons ATGTGGCAGCCACTGAATTACCCATATCCCCAAATCTACTGGGTGGACAGCAGCTCCAGCTCTCCTTTGGCCCCTCCAGGGTCTGCTCTCCCCTGCCCTTCCTCTGTGCCTGGAAGGCCCGGCCAAATGaggccaccaccacccccaccgcCACCGCTGCCACCACGGCCACCACTGCCTCCATTCCCACCATCACTTCTGAAGAAGAGACGGAATCCCAACACAGGCCTATATCTCCTCGTAATGTTTTTCATGGTTCTGGTGGCCCTGGTTGGACTGGGGCTGGGGTTGTTCCAGCTCTTCCACCTGCAGAAGGAGCTGGCTGAACTCAGAGAG TCCACCCGCCTAAGCCCTGTAGCATCATCTCTGGAGAAGCAAATAG GTCAGCCCAGTCTACCTTCTGAAAAAAGGGAGGTGAAGAAAGTGGCCCATTTAACAG GAAATCCCAACTCAAGGTCCATCCCTCTGGAATGGGAAGACACCTATGGAATTGCCTTGGTCTCTGGAGTGAAGTATAAGAAGGGTGGCCTTGTGATCAATGACACTGGACTGTACTTTGTGTATTCTAAAGTGTATTTTCGGGGCCACTCCTGCAACAACCAGCCCCTGAACCACAAGGTCTACATGAGGAACTCTAAATATCCCCAGGATCTGGTGCTGATGGAGGAAAGGATGATGAACTACTGCACTACTGGCCAGATGTGGGCACGCAGCAGCTATCTGGGAGCAGTGTTCAATCTCACAATTGCTGATAATTTATATGTCAATGTATCTGAGCTTTCTCTGGTCAATTTTGAGGAATCTAAGACATTTTTCGGCTTATATAAGCTCTAA